The Manihot esculenta cultivar AM560-2 chromosome 1, M.esculenta_v8, whole genome shotgun sequence genome has a window encoding:
- the LOC110615514 gene encoding probable protein cornichon homolog 2 isoform X3, whose translation MGDLYLMCLADLEFDYINPYDSSSRINKVILPEYITEGVLGLFYLLTGHWCMSLLCGPYLYYNVRLYTGKQHLVDVTEIFNMLHWEKKQRLFKLFYLIFLLFLTIFWMIFTALEEHDLE comes from the exons ATGGGTGATCTGTAT CTCATGTGCTTAGCAGATCTGGAGTTTGATTATATTAACCCTTATGACTCCTCATCTCGGATAAACAAAGTGATATTGCCGGAGTATATAACCGAAGGAGTTTTAGGCTTGTTTTATCTCCTAACAGGGCACTGGTGTATGTCACTGTTGTGTGGTCCATACCTTTATTACAATGTGAGGCT TTACACAGGAAAACAGCATCTGGTAGATGTGACGGAGATATTCAACATGCTTCACTGGGAAAAAAAGCAGCGACTTTTCAAACTCTTCTATCTCATTTTCCTCCTCTTTCTGACAATTTTCTG GATGATTTTTACTGCATTGGAAGAACATGACCTCGAGTAA
- the LOC110615514 gene encoding protein cornichon homolog 4 isoform X2, translating into MGDLYVWLISFFFLIALIVIIVFQLMCLADLEFDYINPYDSSSRINKVILPEYITEGVLGLFYLLTGHWCMSLLCGPYLYYNLHRKTASGRCDGDIQHASLGKKAATFQTLLSHFPPLSDNFLDDFYCIGRT; encoded by the exons ATGGGTGATCTGTATGTATGGCTCATATCCTTCTTCTTCCTTATAGCTCTAATAGTCATCATCGTCTTCCAG CTCATGTGCTTAGCAGATCTGGAGTTTGATTATATTAACCCTTATGACTCCTCATCTCGGATAAACAAAGTGATATTGCCGGAGTATATAACCGAAGGAGTTTTAGGCTTGTTTTATCTCCTAACAGGGCACTGGTGTATGTCACTGTTGTGTGGTCCATACCTTTATTACAAT TTACACAGGAAAACAGCATCTGGTAGATGTGACGGAGATATTCAACATGCTTCACTGGGAAAAAAAGCAGCGACTTTTCAAACTCTTCTATCTCATTTTCCTCCTCTTTCTGACAATTTTCTG GATGATTTTTACTGCATTGGAAGAACATGA
- the LOC110615514 gene encoding protein cornichon homolog 4 isoform X1 yields MGDLYVWLISFFFLIALIVIIVFQLMCLADLEFDYINPYDSSSRINKVILPEYITEGVLGLFYLLTGHWCMSLLCGPYLYYNVRLYTGKQHLVDVTEIFNMLHWEKKQRLFKLFYLIFLLFLTIFWMIFTALEEHDLE; encoded by the exons ATGGGTGATCTGTATGTATGGCTCATATCCTTCTTCTTCCTTATAGCTCTAATAGTCATCATCGTCTTCCAG CTCATGTGCTTAGCAGATCTGGAGTTTGATTATATTAACCCTTATGACTCCTCATCTCGGATAAACAAAGTGATATTGCCGGAGTATATAACCGAAGGAGTTTTAGGCTTGTTTTATCTCCTAACAGGGCACTGGTGTATGTCACTGTTGTGTGGTCCATACCTTTATTACAATGTGAGGCT TTACACAGGAAAACAGCATCTGGTAGATGTGACGGAGATATTCAACATGCTTCACTGGGAAAAAAAGCAGCGACTTTTCAAACTCTTCTATCTCATTTTCCTCCTCTTTCTGACAATTTTCTG GATGATTTTTACTGCATTGGAAGAACATGACCTCGAGTAA
- the LOC110616932 gene encoding ATP-dependent Clp protease proteolytic subunit-related protein 2, chloroplastic, whose translation MAFSLNTNLNQPSLSCGTKLYSGLKLQSPGLYATGRPNLTSEFYVRVNKSLQCGTRNHRPIRAGVKMMPIGTPRVPYRTPGEGTWQWVDLWNALYRERVIFLGQNIDEEFSNQMLATMLYLDTIDDSKRIYLYINGPGGDLTPSLALYDTMQSLKSPVATHCVGFAYNLAGFILAAGEKGNRSAMPLSRIALQSPAGAARGQADDIRNEANELLRIKDYLYNELAKNTGQPAEKINKDLSRMKRFNAQEALEYGLIDRIIRPPAVDADDRPRDPSAGLG comes from the exons ATGGCGTTCTCTCTCAATACAAACCTCAACCAACCTTCTCTCAG TTGCGGAACTAAGCTATATTCAGGACTGAAGCTTCAATCTCCAG GTCTGTATGCAACTGGGAGGCCTAATTTGACATCAGAGTTCTATGTAAGGGTTAACAAGAGCCTCCAATGCGG GACTCGCAACCATAGACCAATAAGGGCAGGAGTTAAAATGATGCCTATAGGGACACCAAGGGTGCCCTATAGAACTCCTGGTGAGGGAACTTGGCAATGGGTTGATTTGTGGAATGCCCTG TATCGAGAGCGCGTAATCTTCCTTGGACAAAATATAGATGAAGAATTTAGCAACCAAATGTTGGCAACGATGTTGTACCTTGACACTATTGATGATTCCAAAAGGATATATTTGTACATTAATGGTCCTGGTGGAGAT CTTACTCCGAGCTTAGCTTTATATGATACTATGCAGAGCTTAAAAAGTCCTGTTGCTACCCACTGTGTGGGATTTGCCTATAATCTAGCAGGCTTTATTCTTGCTGCTGGGGAAAAG GGAAATCGCTCTGCAATGCCTCTTTCAAGGATTGCTCTACAATCACCAGCTGGGGCTGCACGTGGTCAG GCTGATGACATTCGTAATGAAGCAAATGAGCTTCTTAGGATCAAGGACTATCTTTACAATGAGTTGGCCAAGAACACAGGACAACCTGCTGAGAAG ATTAACAAGGACCTGAGCAGAATGAAACGCTTCAATGCTCAGGAGGCACTTGAATATGGGCTAATTGATCGTATAATCAGGCCACCTGCAGTAGATGCTGATGATCGTCCCAGAGATCCATCAGCTGGTCTTGGTTAG